In Verrucomicrobiia bacterium, a single genomic region encodes these proteins:
- a CDS encoding tetratricopeptide repeat protein — protein sequence MLALVALRHRGGPAEGTHFTTAPNGPALHPGTMTQNAVQPRAAPGPRPKPLPKEAADQLINEGTTLLKQGDADAAVVKLQQAVKLNPNDEDAHYDLGLALARKGERAAAEREYAEALKIYPDYAEAHNNLGNLLLADGKLDDAITHFRAALQIDPEDPMAYNNLGHALARQHKTDEAIAAFADAIRLKPDYVEAHYNLGAARLSQQDLDGAVSEFEATLRLKPDFEPASRLLAKAKQARAQARTQPPLEPFSNQ from the coding sequence GTGTTAGCATTGGTTGCGTTGCGCCACAGGGGAGGGCCGGCGGAAGGGACTCACTTTACAACGGCGCCCAATGGTCCCGCATTGCACCCCGGCACAATGACCCAAAATGCCGTTCAGCCGCGCGCGGCGCCCGGCCCCCGCCCGAAGCCGTTGCCTAAAGAGGCTGCTGACCAACTGATCAACGAGGGAACAACGCTTTTGAAGCAGGGAGACGCCGATGCAGCCGTGGTTAAGCTTCAACAAGCCGTGAAGCTCAACCCCAACGATGAAGATGCCCATTACGACCTGGGTTTGGCCCTGGCCAGGAAAGGCGAGCGCGCAGCAGCAGAGCGGGAATACGCCGAGGCGCTGAAGATTTATCCCGATTACGCCGAAGCGCACAATAACCTGGGGAATCTGCTCCTGGCAGATGGGAAACTGGACGATGCAATCACACATTTCCGGGCGGCGCTCCAAATCGATCCCGAGGACCCCATGGCTTACAATAATCTTGGGCACGCTTTGGCGCGGCAGCACAAAACGGATGAGGCCATAGCCGCTTTTGCCGACGCGATCCGCCTCAAGCCCGATTACGTGGAAGCCCACTACAATCTAGGCGCGGCCCGCCTGAGCCAGCAAGACTTGGATGGCGCTGTCAGCGAGTTTGAGGCCACGCTGCGCCTGAAACCGGATTTTGAACCCGCCTCGAGATTACTGGCGAAAGCAAAACAGGCGCGCGCTCAGGCGAGGACTCAGCCGCCCTTGGAACCTTTCTCCAACCAGTAA